The following proteins are co-located in the Lagenorhynchus albirostris chromosome 2, mLagAlb1.1, whole genome shotgun sequence genome:
- the RIIAD1 gene encoding RIIa domain-containing protein 1, giving the protein MATLPGGIQGLYPEALSPEQLEKLRGFKIQTRITNEKYLRTHKEVELLISGFFREMLLKRPDNIQEFAADYFTDPRLPNKIHMQLIKEKKAA; this is encoded by the exons ATGGCGACCCTGCCGGGCGGGATTCAAGGGCTGTACCCCGAGGCGCTGAGCCCCGAGCAGCTGGAGAAGCTGCGCGGCTTCAAG ATTCAGACTCGGATTACTAATGAAAAGTACCTAAGGACCCACAAAGAAGTGGAGTTGCTCATAAGTGGTTTCTTCAG agaaatgcttttgaaaagaCCAGACAACATTCAAGAATTTGCTGCAG ACTATTTCACGGATCCAAGACTTCCCAACAAGATTCACATGCAGCTAATTAAGGAGAAGAAAGCGGCTTAA
- the CELF3 gene encoding CUGBP Elav-like family member 3, with protein sequence MKEPDAIKLFVGQIPRHLEEKDLKPIFEQFGRIFELTVIKDKYTGLHKGCAFLTYCARDSALKAQSALHEQKTLPGMNRPIQVKPADSESRGEDRKLFVGMLGKQQTDEDVRKMFEPFGTIDECTVLRGPDGTSKGCAFVKFQTHAEAQAAINTLHSSRTLPGASSSLVVKFADTEKERGLRRMQQVATQLGMFSPIALQFGAYSAYTQALMQQQAALVAAHSAYLSPMATMAAVQMQHMAAINANGLIATPITPSSGTSTPPAIAATPVSAIPAALGVNGYSPVPTQPTGQPAPDALYPNGVHPYPAQSPAAPVDPLQQAYAGMQHYTAAYPAAYSLVAPAFPQPPALVAQQPPPPPQQQQQQQQQQQQQQQREGPDGCNIFIYHLPQEFTDSEILQMFVPFGHVISAKVFVDRATNQSKCFGFVSFDNPASAQAAIQAMNGFQIGMKRLKVQLKRPKDANRPY encoded by the exons ATGAAGGAACCGGATGCCATCAAGCTGTTTGTGGGGCAGATACCGAGGCATCTGGAGGAAAAGGACCTGAAACCCATCTTCGAACAGTTTGGTCGGATCTTCGAGCTGACTGTCATCAAGGACAAGTACACCGGGCTGCACAAGG GATGTGCCTTCCTGACATACTGTGCCCGCGATTCAGCCCTGAAGGCCCAGAGCGCCCTGCACGAACAGAAGACGCTTCCAGGG aTGAACAGGCCGATCCAGGTCAAGCCAGCCGACAGCGAGAGCCGAGGAG AAGACCGGAAGCTCTTTGTGGGGATGCTAGGGAAGCAGCAGACAGATGAGGACGTCCGGAAGATGTTCGAGCCTTTCGGGACCATAGACGAGTGCACTGTGCTCCGGGGCCCAGATGGCACCAGCAAAG GCTGCGCCTTCGTGAAGTTCCAGACTCACGCCGAGGCCCAGGCCGCCATCAACACCCTTCACAGCAGCCGGACCCTGCCG GGTGCCTCGTCCAGCCTGGTGGTGAAGTTTGCTGACACGGAGAAGGAGCGAGGTCTCCGCCGAATGCAGCAGGTGGCCACCCAGCTGGGCATGTTCAGCCCCATCGCCCTCCAGTTCGGAGCCTACAGCGCCTACACCCAGGCC CTGATGCAGCAGCAGGCGGCCCTGGTAGCGGCTCACAGTGCCTACCTCAGCCCCATGGCCACCATGGCTGCTGTGCAGATGCAGCACATGGCCGCCATCAATGCCAATGGCCTCATCGCCACCCCCATCACCCCATCCTCAG GAACCAGCACCCCTCCTGCCATCGCTGCCACGCCCGTCTCTGCAATCCCTGCTGCCCTGGGCGTCAACGGCTACAGCCCGGTGCCCACCCAGCCCACTGGGCAGCCTGCCCCTGATGCTCTGTATCCCAACGGGGTTCACCCCTACCCAG CCCAGAGCCCTGCGGCCCCCGTGGACCCCCTGCAGCAGGCCTACGCGGGGATGCAGCACTATACAG CAGCATACCCGGCAGCCTACAGCCTGGTGGCGCCCGCGTTCCCACAGCCTCCCGCCCTGGTGGCCCAGCAGCCTCCGCCTCccccccagcagcagcagcagcagcagcagcagcagcagcagcagcagcaacggGAAG GCcctgatggctgcaacatcttCATCTACCACCTGCCCCAGGAGTTCACTGACTCAGAGATCCTCCAGATGTTTGTCCCCTTTGGCCACGTCATCTCAGCCAAAGTCTTTGTTGACCGGGCCACCAATCAGAGCAAGTGTTTTG GCTTTGTGAGTTTCGACAATCCGGCCAGTGCCCAGGCTGCCATCCAGGCCATGAACGGTTTCCAGATTGGCATGAAGCGCCTCAAAGTCCAGCTAAAGCGGCCTAAGGATGCCAACCGGCCCTACTGA